A section of the Burkholderiales bacterium genome encodes:
- a CDS encoding DUF4433 domain-containing protein, with product MTVPAQPKLYHIAHVDRLPSIVADQCLWCDREVVRRAPPGTTIGMNSIKQRRLNELRLASHPDLFVGDCVPFYFCPRSVMLYLIYQGNHPELSYRGGQGPIVHFEADLHRVVAWADAQPRRWAFTLSNAGARYFEDRSDLGQLGEIDWGAVHATDWRQCKDGKQAEFLLEQSFPWHLVERIGVQSRATYTAAVNALPAHGHRPPVEIRPEWYY from the coding sequence TGACCGGCTGCCGTCGATCGTGGCTGATCAGTGTCTCTGGTGCGATCGAGAGGTCGTGCGGCGGGCGCCACCCGGCACCACAATCGGCATGAACAGCATCAAGCAGCGGCGGCTCAACGAGCTTCGCCTGGCCAGTCATCCGGATCTGTTCGTGGGCGATTGCGTGCCCTTCTACTTCTGCCCGCGCTCGGTCATGCTGTACCTGATCTATCAGGGCAATCACCCGGAGCTGAGCTACCGGGGCGGACAGGGGCCGATCGTCCACTTCGAAGCCGACTTGCATCGGGTCGTCGCCTGGGCCGACGCGCAGCCACGCCGCTGGGCGTTCACGCTGTCGAACGCGGGCGCGCGGTACTTCGAGGACCGCAGCGATCTCGGCCAGCTCGGCGAGATTGACTGGGGCGCCGTACATGCCACGGACTGGCGCCAGTGCAAGGACGGCAAGCAGGCCGAGTTCCTGCTGGAACAGAGTTTCCCCTGGCATCTGGTGGAGCGCATCGGCGTGCAGTCGCGCGCAACCTACACCGCGGCAGTCAATGCTCTGCCGGCGCACGGACACAGGCCACCGGTCGAGATTCGGCCGGAGTGGTATTACTGA
- a CDS encoding macro domain-containing protein: protein MIEYRSGDILKSEAEALVNTVNCVGVMGRGIALQFKNAFPENFKAYAAACKREEVQPGRMFVFETGRLTPPRYIINFPTKRHWRGKSRIEDIEAGLTALVAEIRARRIRSIALPPLGAGLGGLDWSAEVRPRIEAALRALDDVHVIVYEPHGAPASDTMKHRREVPKMTAGRAALVELMHRYLGGMLDPFVTLLEVHKLMYFLQEAGEPLRLRYKAAPYGPYADNLRHVLHAIEGHLIAGYDDGGDAPDKPLTLVPGAVEEAAAFIAEHPETRERFDRVAALVEGFESPFGLELLSTVHWVMRHEAVQTLSDVVARTYAWNDRKRQFTPRQIAIAVEVLTQQRWVPALAEHVPG, encoded by the coding sequence ATGATCGAGTACCGCAGCGGCGACATCCTGAAGAGCGAGGCGGAAGCGCTCGTCAACACGGTCAACTGCGTGGGCGTGATGGGGCGCGGCATCGCGCTGCAGTTCAAGAACGCCTTCCCTGAGAACTTCAAGGCCTATGCGGCCGCCTGCAAGCGCGAGGAAGTGCAGCCGGGCCGCATGTTCGTCTTCGAGACCGGTCGGCTCACGCCGCCGCGCTACATCATCAACTTCCCCACCAAGCGCCACTGGCGCGGCAAGAGCCGCATCGAGGACATCGAGGCGGGGCTCACGGCGCTGGTCGCTGAGATTCGCGCCCGGCGCATTCGCTCGATCGCGCTGCCACCGCTCGGCGCCGGGCTGGGCGGGCTCGATTGGTCGGCCGAGGTGCGTCCGCGCATCGAAGCGGCGCTGCGAGCACTCGACGATGTGCACGTCATCGTGTACGAACCCCATGGCGCACCAGCCTCGGACACCATGAAGCATCGACGCGAGGTGCCGAAGATGACCGCGGGGCGGGCCGCGCTGGTCGAGCTGATGCACCGCTATCTCGGCGGCATGCTCGATCCCTTCGTCACGCTGCTGGAAGTGCACAAGCTGATGTACTTCCTGCAGGAGGCGGGTGAGCCGCTCAGGCTGCGCTACAAGGCCGCGCCGTACGGTCCCTACGCCGACAACCTTCGCCACGTGCTGCACGCGATCGAAGGGCATCTGATCGCAGGCTACGACGACGGCGGCGATGCTCCGGACAAGCCGTTGACGCTGGTGCCGGGCGCGGTGGAGGAGGCGGCGGCGTTCATTGCCGAGCACCCGGAGACGCGCGAGCGCTTCGACCGGGTGGCCGCCCTTGTGGAAGGCTTCGAGTCGCCGTTCGGGCTGGAGCTGCTCTCCACGGTGCATTGGGTCATGCGACACGAAGCGGTGCAGACGCTGTCCGACGTGGTCGCACGAACGTACGCCTGGAACGACCGCAAGCGCCAGTTCACGCCGCGGCAGATCGCGATTGCGGTCGAGGTCTTGACGCAGCAGCGCTGGGTGCCCGCGCTCGCCGAACACGTGCCAGGGTGA